A genomic stretch from Verrucomicrobiota bacterium includes:
- a CDS encoding mandelate racemase/muconate lactonizing enzyme family protein — SHYNLLAQPALNQIKITAIKSIVLKNQWKTLVKVETDAGISGYGESGASGEIFRGWVHGGNKPIQDRLIGEDPLAIEKHYYKMSTQVHNLVSQGSIFSGIDMALWDIAGKVLNRPVHQLLGGPFREKIKLYHDDQPTDMLDKKNCRDWADKIRANPRGWSTIKMSFNHVFGFDRLERDITMLGPRDFDKLRTGFDNVREALGMDYDLIAHAHSEFDLPTSVGIAKAVAPSKVLWLEDPLPPHYSESWKSLKQQSPVPIMNGEKVEMPKGFLPFLQNQAVDIIHPDLAWCGGVTGARKIADLASLYRIPIALHNLGGYPLLMASVQYAASIHDFVILENAIDKGQGTELMGKEPVVVTDSYIDLPKEPGLMQLNQDYLKENIRPEETWWGD; from the coding sequence GATGCCGGCATTTCAGGCTATGGTGAATCCGGCGCTTCGGGCGAAATCTTCCGGGGTTGGGTGCACGGTGGAAACAAACCCATTCAAGATAGGTTGATAGGTGAAGATCCCTTGGCGATTGAGAAGCACTATTACAAAATGAGTACGCAGGTGCACAATCTGGTATCCCAGGGGAGCATTTTCAGTGGCATTGATATGGCTCTGTGGGACATAGCGGGCAAGGTATTGAACCGTCCGGTTCACCAATTGCTCGGTGGTCCTTTCCGGGAGAAGATAAAACTTTATCACGACGATCAGCCCACTGACATGCTCGACAAGAAAAATTGTCGGGACTGGGCTGACAAAATAAGGGCAAATCCACGCGGTTGGTCCACCATCAAAATGTCCTTCAATCACGTATTTGGCTTTGACCGGCTGGAACGAGATATTACCATGCTGGGACCCCGTGATTTTGACAAGCTCAGGACGGGCTTTGACAACGTGCGGGAGGCGCTCGGTATGGACTACGACCTGATTGCTCATGCCCACAGCGAGTTTGACCTGCCCACTTCGGTCGGGATTGCAAAGGCGGTTGCACCGTCAAAGGTTCTTTGGCTGGAAGATCCTCTTCCGCCCCATTACTCCGAAAGTTGGAAGAGCTTAAAGCAACAATCGCCGGTGCCGATTATGAATGGCGAGAAGGTTGAGATGCCGAAGGGATTTCTGCCATTTCTGCAGAATCAGGCAGTGGATATCATCCATCCTGATCTGGCATGGTGCGGTGGCGTCACGGGTGCCAGGAAGATCGCCGACCTGGCATCGCTATATCGAATCCCAATCGCTCTACACAATTTGGGTGGCTACCCCTTGCTGATGGCCAGCGTTCAATACGCCGCCTCTATCCACGATTTTGTGATTTTAGAAAACGCGATAGACAAAGGTCAGGGTACCGAGTTGATGGGCAAGGAGCCAGTAGTGGTAACGGATAGTTATATCGATCTTCCCAAGGAGCCAGGCTTAATGCAACTTAACCAGGACTACCTCAAAGAGAATATTCGTCCTGAAGAAACCTGGTGGGGGGACTGA